A stretch of DNA from Methylosinus sp. LW4:
CCGAGCATGCGCGCGGCTTCGATCTTCGCATAGGTCTCGCGGCCGCCGCTGTTCTTGGAGACGACGACGTCGATCGCCGAGGCGCGCATCAGGGACAATTCGCTCTCGACTGTGAAAGGACCGCGCTCCAGGATCAATTGGTAGCGTTGCGGTAGATCGTTCTCCTGCGGCTGATCGATCGTTCGGATCAGATAATAATGCTGCGGCGCACACAGAAAATCCGCGAGCCCCAGACGGCCGATGGTGAGAAAGACGCGCCGCGGCGCCTCGCCCAGCGCCGCCACCGCGCCGGCATTGTCCGCGACCTCGATCCAGCGATCCCCCTCCACAGCGCTCCAAGGCGCGCGCGTGTAGACCAGCAGCGGCAGGCCGAGCGCCGCACAGGCCGCGCGCGCATTGGCGGAAATTCGCGCCGCGAAAGGATGGGTGGCGTCGATCACGCGCTCGATGCGCTCCTCGACGAGATAGCGCGTCAGCCCCTCGACGCCGCCGAAGCCGCCGATGCGGACTGGCAGCGGCGAGGCGAGCGGCGCGCTGGTGCGGCCGGCCAGCGAGACCACCGCATGAAGGCGCGCGTCGCCGGCGAGACGAGCGGCGAGCGCGCGCGCCTCGCTGGTTCCGCCCAGAATGAGCGCCCGGATCGGCCCGGCCTTTTGCCGCAGCGCAGCGAGGGGCGCCGCGGCCGGCGTATTGGTCTGAGGCATGGCTTAGCCCTATACTCCCGCCCGTGATTATTCAAACGGAGGCTCGAGATGAAGCGGTCCTGGATATGCGCGTCGATTTTTTCTGTCGTCGCGACCGCGGCGCTCGCCGATCCGATCGGCGAGTGGCGCGTCGCCGACGGCACCGCGCATATTCAGATCAGCCGCTGCGGGCAAGCGATCTGCGGCAAGATCGCCTGGCTCTCCGAGAAGGGCGTCGACGAGAACAATCCCGACCCCCGCCAGCGCAAGCGCTCTTTGCTCGGCCTGCCGATCCTGAATCTGAAGCCGACCGGCGACAATCAATGGACCGGCACCATCTATAACGCCAAGGACGGCCAGAGCTACGCCGCGAGCCTCGCGCTGCGCAGCGAGAAGGTGCTGCTGCTCGAGGGCTGCGTCAATGGCACCAATATCTGCGGCGGCGAGGAGTGGACGCGGGTGCGCTGAGCGGCTGGCGCGCTTTCTGCGCGCCGCTCTATTTCCCCCGCGCGAGATACTCCTCCTTCAGAACGCGGCGCAGAACCTTGCCGACATTGGTCTTGGGCAGGCTGTCGCGGAACTCGAAATGGCGCGGCGCCTTGTAATGCGTCAGCGTCTCGCGGCAGAAGTCATGCAGCTCCTTGCCGGTGACGCTGGGATCGCGCGGCACGATGAAGGCGAGCGCCGCCTCGCCCGAATGCGGATCGGGAATGCCGATCACCGCCGCCTCGCTGACCTTGGGGTGGCGCGTCAGCACATTCTCGACTTCATTGGGATAGACGTTGAAGCCGGAGACGAGGATCATCTCCTTGAGACGATCGACGATCTTCATCAGTCCATCCGGCATCATCACGGCGACGTCGCCGGTGCGCAAAAAGCCGTCCTCCGTCGTCGCGGCGGCGGTCTCCTCCGGCCGGTTCCAATAGCCGGCCATCACTTGCGGACCTTTGACGCAGAGCTCGCCGCGCTCGCCGAAAGGCGCGGGCTCGCCGGAAGGCAGGCGGATCGACACTTGCGTCGAGGGATAGGGATAGCCGATGGCGCCGGAAAATTCGACGAGATCGGGCCGGTTGCAGGTGATGACCGGCGAGGTCTCCGAAAGGCCATAGCCTTCGATGATGGGATGGCCGGTGATCTCCTTCCATTTGCGCGCGACGACGTCTTGCGTCGCCATGCCGCCGGAGATGCAGAAGATGAGATCGGAGAAATCGACGCGCCGAAAATCGGGATGATTGGCGAGCGCCGCATAGAGCGTGTTGACGCCGGAGATCATGGTGAAGCGCGATTTGCGCAGCGTCTTCACGAAGCCGGGAATATCGCGCGGATTGGCGATGAGCAGGCAGGAGCCGCCGATCTTCACGATCAGCAGGCAGCAGGCGGTGAGGCCGAAGATGTGATAGAGCGGCAGCGCCGTCACCATCACCTGATCGAGCGGCGTCGGCAGATAGGGACAGAGCCAAGCGGCCGATTGCGTGACATTGGCCGCTATGTTGCGATGCCGCAGCATCGCGCCCTTGGCGACGCCGGTGGTGCCGCCGGTATATTGCAGAAAGGCGAGATCGTCCGGGCCGACGTCGGCGTCGCGCAGCGGCGCCACGGCGCCTTCGCACAGCACGCGCGAGAAGCGCAGGCTCTGCGGCAGGCGATAGCGCCGCACGGCGCATTTCACATAGCGCGAGATGAAATTCACGATCGGGCCGCGCAGGCCGAGAAGATCGCCCGGAGCGATGACGACGGCTTTCTCGAGGCTCATCGACGGCCATGCGGCCTCGACGGTGTGCGCGAAATTCTCGAGCACGAAGATCATGCGCGCGCCGGAATCCTCGATCTGATGGGCGAGCTCCTTGGGCGTGTAGAGCGGATTGACGTTGACGACGACCGCGCCCGTGAAAAGCACGCCGAAGATCAAGGGCGGATAGGCCATCACATTGGGCGCCATGATCGCGATGCGATCGCCCTTGGCGATTCCCTGCGATTGCAGCCAAGCCGCGATCGAGCGCGCGGCGTTGCCGAATTCCGCATAGGTGAGCTTGGCGCCGAAGCTCTCGAGAGCGGTGCGGCCGGAAAATTCGACGACGCTCTGGCGGAACATGTCCACGAGGGTCGAATAGCTCGCCGGGTCGATCTCGGCAGGCACGAAAGGCGGATAAGACGCGACCCAGGGACGGGTGGCGTAAGGGTCCGACGCGAGAGTGGCGGCAGTCATTCGTGGCCTCCGGGCATGGGCGCGATCGACCGCGGCCCAGCGGTCCGCTCAATGGATTAGCGTTTGCTCGGGATAGCGACAACTCGGGACAGCGCAATCCACACACGAAAATATAGCGCGCCGCGGGCGCGAGCGCAGCCCCGCGCGCGCGACGATCGTCGTCGCAGCGCAGCATCGCTGCCGCTCGCGAAATTGAAAGCCTTCAGGCGCCGACGGCGCGCGCGCCGAGCAGCAACGCGAGGCCGAAAGCGAGCACGAGGAGAGCGGCGAGCAGCTCGCCCGCGCGCAGCAGCGTCTCCGCGCGCGACGATCTGCGCGCGGCGAGACGCGCGGCGAAATCCTTGGCGAAGACCGCCGTCGCCGCCAAGGCGCCGGTGGTGATCGCCGTGCCGGCGGACATCAGCAGCGTCGCTCCTGCGCCGGCTATGAAGACGCCTTGTGACAGTGTGAAGACGAGCACGAGAATGGCGCCAGAGCAGGGACGAAGCCCCGCCGCGACGACCGTCCCCAGCGCATCGCCCCAACGAAAGCCGGCGCCGAGCCGAGCGGCGTCGATCGCATGCATATGGCCGCAGTCCGGCCCGTGAACATGGCCGGGATCGTCGTCGACCGCTTCGCAGGCGAAGGCGCCGCGGCGCGCGACGGCGAGGACGGGCGCCGGCTCCCGCAGCGCGGCGAGCAGCGCGCGCCCTTTCACATAGGCGAGGCGCGCGCCCACGGCGGCGATGGCGGCGTAGCTCGCCGTCTCGATCCATGTCGCCGCCTCGGTCATGCGCTGCGCGGTGAAGCCGAAGAGAATGGCCGCCACGCCGACGAGCGCGATGGCCACCACGCCCTGCAGCAGCGCCGCCAGGGCGGCGAGCGTCAGCCCGCGCTTCAGCGCCGTTTCATTGGCGATCATATAGGAGGCGAGCACGGCCTTGCCATGGCCCGGTCCGGCGGCGTGAAAAACGCCATAGGCGAAGCTCGCGGCCGCCAGAGGGAAGAAGGCGCTGTTGTCTGTTTTCAGCGCGCGCGCGGCGTTCTGCAGCTCCAAATGGAATTTGCTCTGCCAGGCGAGCAGCAGGCCGGCGAGGCCGCTCGCCGCGCCCACTGGGCCTTCCGAAGGGCCGACGGCGAAAGGATGACGCGCGGCCTGCGCCAGCGCGACGTCCTGCGACAGCGCGAGCGCGGCCAGCGCCAGGACCAGGGCCGGGAGGAGGAGCAGCGCGCGACTCCGCGGCGAAACCCTCACGGGCAGGCCACGACGATGCGCGCGGCGAGCTTCATGCCGAAATCGGCGCCGGGCGACATATTGGCGAAAAAGGCTTCGCTGAGCTTTTGCGTGTCGACGGCGAGCAACGGCTTCGGCTCCACGACGCTGGTGGAGCAGCCCGCCGGCGCACCGGCGAGAGTTACCGGATTTTGCTTCTCGAGATCGAAGGCGACGAAATAGGTCGGATCATAAGTCTGGAAGGAGAAAGGCTTTTGCGCCGGCAGCGGCTTTTCCAGCGGCAGAGTGAAATGCATGGTGACGATGCGCTTGTCGTCGGCCTCGAGCCACACATCCTCGGGCGGGCCGAAGGCGGCCTTGGCGTTCTGATATTTCGCGAAGGTGAAATAGTCGAATTCGGCGAGCGATTCGGCGTTGGTCTTGGCGAGCGGCGCGAGCTCCTCGCGGCTCGGCGGCTTGCCGTCCTTGCCGAGCCCTTGCAGCGCGAAGGCGGAATACATCTCGTCGAAGGTCCAGGCGTGGCGCACGCCCTTGATCTTGCCGTCAGGCGTGAACACGATCTCGCTGCGCATGGCGACCCACACATGCGGATGCGCGACGGCCGGGACGGCGGCGAGCGCCATGGCGAGGGTCAGCGAAGCGAATGCGAATCTTCTCGGCATAGGGGCTCTCGCCTCGGTGGGGCGCGGCGCTCTCGCGAATCGCTCCCGCTCCGAGCGCGGAGGCTGTAGTCGCGGAAGGCGGCGGAAACAGGGCCGGACGCGCTGTTTCGACAGCTTTTTCGGCGCCCGCGAAGGCTCGCTTGCTGGCGTCGCTCGTCGTGACGTATAATGCCACGCCCGGCGCCGCAAGGACAAGCCGGGCGGGTCGCGCCGGGGGCGGCGGCGGCCATCCCTCGCGGATGGGATACGGATTTTCACGGATGAGGAGGACGGGAGTCTTTCCGCCGACGCGCAAATCCGCAATATGACTCTTTCGAAAGCGCCTCGCGCGAGAGCTTTCGAGCGGCAACGCTTCATAGGGGGAGCGGGCCTCGCGCCCCTCTCCGAGACGATGACGTCGCGCGGCCCTGCGCGAGCGGGGCTCCCCGCGAGGGTCGCGCCGAGCGAGGAGAGAATACGTATGGCGGATGAAGTCGCCGGCGCCACGACAACCGGCCCCGCCCTAGGCGACGTGTCCCTCGCCGATCGATTCGATCTTTCCAAGACGCATGTGCTCATCAACGGCACGCAAGCGATCGTGCGTCTTCTGCTGATGCAGAAGGAGATGGATCGTCGCGCCGGACTGCGCACGGCGGGCTTGGTCTCCGGCTATCGCGGCTCGCCGCTCGGCGGCATAGACGCGCAGCTGCACAAGGCGAAGGCGCTCTTCGACAAGCACGACATTCTCTTCATGCCGGGCCTCAACGAGGATCTCGCCGTCACCGCCATTTGGGGCGCGCAGCAGGCGGAGATGCGCGGCGAAGGCAAATATGACGGCGTCTTCTCCGTCTGGTACGGCAAGGGGCCGGGCGTCGATCGCTCCGGCGACGCGCTGCGCCATGTCAATCTCGCCGGCTCCTCGCGCAATGGCGGCGTGCTGGCGCTGATGGGCGACGACCACACGGCGGAATCCTCCACCACGGCGCATCAGTCGGAGTTCGTCTTCGTCGATATGATGATGCCGATCCTCTCGCCGGCCGGCGTGCAGGAGATTCTCGATTACGGACTCATGGGCTTCGCGCTGTCGCGCTACGCCGGCGTTTGGACCGGCCTGAAGCTCATCAAGGACACGGTGGAATCCACCGCCTCCGTCGACGGCTCGCTCGATCGCGTGCGCCCCATCGCGCCGCTCGATTTTCTGATGCCGCCGGGCGGCCTCAACATACGTCCGCGCGATCCGGTGCTGACGCAGGAAGAGCGCATGCAGGAGAGCAAGCGCGACGCCATGCTCGCCTTCATCCGCGCCAATCGCCTCAATCGCATCGTCACATCGGGCGGCCCCAACGCCAAGATCGGCGTCATCACCGTCGGCAAATCCTATCTCGACGTGCGCCAGGCGATGGACGATCTCGGCATAGACGAGGTGAAGGCCAATGACTACGGCCTGCGCCTCTACAAGATCGCCTGCCCCTGGCCGCTCGAGCCGCAAGGCCTGCGCGAGTTCGTGCGCGGGCTCGATCTCGTCATCGTCGTCGAGGAGAAGCGCTCGCTGATCGAGGTGCAGCTGCGCGAGCAGCTCTATGGCTCGTCGCATCAGCCCATCTGCATCGGCAAGAAGGACGAGGTCGGCGAATGGCTCTTCCCGGTCAAAGGCTCGCTCGACGCCAATGACGTCGCCATCGCCATCGGCCGGCGGCTGCTGAACTACGTTCGCTCCGACGAGCTCGAAGGGCGCGTGCGCCGGCTCGAGCAAATGCAGGAGCGCCGCAAATCGCTGACCGACGCCGGCGTGCGCGTGCCGCATTTCTGCTCCGGCTGCCCGCATTCGACATCCACCCATGTGCCGGAGGGCGCGCGCGCCTATACGGGCATAGGCTGCCACTATATGGCGCAATGGATGGACCGCTCGACCGAGGGCTACACGCATATGGGCGGCGAAGGCGCCAATTGGATCGGCGAGGCGCCCTTCTCGACGCGCAAGCATGTGTTCCAGAATCTCGGCGACGGCACCTATAATCACTCCGGCTCGCTGGCCATTCGCTTCGCCGTCGCGACGAAGACGAACATCACCTTCAAGATTCTCTTCAATGGCGTCGTCGCCATGACCGGCGGACAGGCGCATGAGGGCGAGCTGACCGTCGAGGCGATAGCGCATCAGGTGGCGGCGGAAGGCGTCGCCCGAATCGCGCTCGTCTCCGACGAGCCGCACAAATACGCCTCCGATATTCAATGGCCGCCGGGCCTCGACATTTATCATCGCAACGTCATCAACAGCGTGCAGAGCGAGCTGGCCGCGACGGATGGCGTCACCATTCTGATCTATGATCAGACCTGCGCGACCGAGAAACGCCGCGGCCGCAAGCGCGGCGAATATCCCGACCCGGATGTGCGCGTCGTCATCAACGAGCTGGTCTGCGAAGGCTGCGGCGATTGCGGCCGCGCCTCCAATTGCGTGTCGGTGCAGCCGCTGGAGACGGAGTTCGGCCGCAAGCGCCGCATCGATCAGTCGAGCTGCAACAAGGATCTCTCCTGTCTCGAGGGCTTCTGCCCGAGCTTCGTCACCGTACATGGCGCGCGCATGAAGAAAGCCGCGCCGACCAGCGAGACGCAATGTCCGCCGCCGCCGGAACCCGCCGTTCCGCAGATCGGCGCCGCGCCTTACGGCGTGCTCGTCGCCGGCATAGGCGGGACGGGCGTCGTCACGGTCAGCGCCATTCTCGGCATGGCCGCGCATCTCGAGGGCAAGGGCGTCGGCGTCATCGACATGGCCGGCCTCGCGCAAAAGGGCGGCGCCGTCTACTGCCATGTGAAGATCGGCCGCACGCCCGACGAGGTTCATGCGATCCGCATCGCCGCGGGCGAGGCCGATCTCGTGCTCGGCTGCGATCTCGTCGTCGCCGGCGGCAAGCAGATACTCGCGGCCATCGATCCCACGCGCAGCCATGTCGTCGTCAACAGCGCCGAGGTGTTTCCCGGCGATATCGAGCGCGACCCGGATTTCGTGCTGCCGGCGCAGCGCATAGAGCGCGCCATACGCGAGGCCGCCGGCGAGCGCGTCGATTTCCTGAATGTGACGGAGCTGGCGCTGGCGCTGCTCGGCGATTCCATCGCCGCCAATATGTTCATGCTCGGCTACGCTTGGCAGAAGGGATTGCTGCCGCTCTCCGAGGCCGCGCTCTTGCGCGCGATCGAGCTGAATGGCGAGGCGGTGGCGATGAATCATTCCGCCTTCGCCTGGGGCCGCCGCGCCGCGCATGATCTTTCGAGCGTAACGACCGTCGTCTCCTCATTGCGCGAGCGCAATCCGACTCGTGACGTTTCGCAGAGCCTCGAGGAGATGATCGATCGCCGCGTCGCCTTCCTCACCGATTATCAGAACGCCGCTTACGCCGCCCGCTATCGCGCTCGCGTCGACGCCGTCGCGCGGCTGGAGAAGGAGCGCGTTCCCGGAACGAAGGAGCTGACCGAGGCGGTGGCGCGCGGCCTCTTCAAGCTGATGTCGGCCAAGGACGAGTTCGAGGTGGCGCGGCTCTACACGGATGGCTCTTTCCAGCGCCAGCTCGCCGAAATCTTCGAGGGCGATCTGCGCATGGAGCTGCATCTCGCACCCAATCTCGTCGCCTTCCAGCGCAAGAACGACATAGGCGGCTCGCGCAAGATCACCTTCGGCCCGTGGATGTTCCATGTGCTGAAATGGCTGGCGCGCTTCAAGGGCCTGCGCGGCACCATTCTCGACCCCTTCCGTCCCGACAGCGACCGCATCTCCGAGCGCAAGATGCTCGCCGATTATCAGACGCTCCTGGACGATATTCTGCCGCGCCTATCGCCGGCCAATCACGCCGCCGCCGTCGCGCTGGCGCGCATACCGGAGAAGATTCGCGGCTTCGGCCACATACGCGCCCGCAGCGTGCTGGAGGCGCGCGCCGAGATCGCGCGGCTCTATGGCGAATATTACGCGATCAAGCCCGATCTGAAGATGGCGGCGGAGTGAGGGAGAAGGCGGCGCGCCGCCTTCTCTGTCGAGGCGGAACGCGGCGCTTTCAGCGGAAGCGATCCCCCGCCTCGTCGATCGCCGCATAGAGCGCGTCGAGCTCGCTCGCCTCTATGCAATAGGGCGGCAGAATATAGATCGTGTTGCCGAGCGGACGCAGCAGCAAGCCGCGCGAAATGAAGAATTCATAGAGCGCCGGGCCGATGGTCGCGAGATAGCCGGCGTCGCGCGCGCGCAGATCGAGCGCCGCTATCGTGCCGATGCGCCGCACATTGGAAAAGCGCGCGTCATTCGTAAAGCGCAGCAGCCGCTCCTCCTGCATCGCCGAAAGATGCGCGATGCGCCCACGCACATCCTCGCTCTCCCAAATGTCGAGATTGGCCAGCGCCGCCGCGCAGGCGATGGGATTGGCGGTGAACGAGCTCGAATGAAAGAATGTGCGCGCGCGGTCGGTGGAATAATGCGCCTCGAAAATCTCCGCCGAGCACATGGTCACGGCGAGCGGCAATGAGCCGCCGGTGATGCCTTTGGCGTAGCAGGCGATATCGGGAACGATGCCCGCCTGCTCGCACGCGAAGAGCGTTCCGGTGCGGCCGAAGCCGGTCATCACCTCATCGGCGACGAAGAGCACGCCATGCGCAGCGCAGATGCGCCGCATCTCGCGCAGCGTATCGGCGCCATAGACGAGCATGCCGCCGGCGCCGAGCACGAGCGGCTCGACGACGAAAACCGCTGCGTCCGCGCTGCGGCAGGCAGCCTCCAGCGCGTCGAGCGTCTGCTGCTCGCAGCCGGCGCTGGGAAAAGGAATGCGCGTCACATCGAAGAGCAGCGGCTCATAGGCCGCGTTGAAGACGGAGCGCGCGCCGGTCGACATGGCGCCGATAGTGTCGCCGTGATAGCCATGCTCGAGAGCGATGACGCGATTGCGCGCGACGCCGCGATTGCGGAAATAGCCGAGCGCCATTTTGATCGCGACTTCCACCGATGTGGAGCCGCTGTCGGAATAGAACAGATGATCGAGCCCCGGCGCCGTCAACGCGACGAGCCGACGCGCCAACGACTCGGCCGGCTCATGGGTGAAGCCGGCGAAGATGATCTGATCGAGCCGATCCGCCTGATCCTTGATCGCCTGCACGATCCTCGGATGGCGATGGCCATGGGTGATGACCCACCAGGAGGAGATGGCGTCGAGAATGCGGCGGCCATCCGCGCATTCGAGCCAAGCCCCCTCGCCGCGCGCGACGAGGATCGCGTCTTTCTGCAGCGCATGCTGTGTGAAAGGCCGCCAGACGGGCGATGTCATTACCGTCTCCTTTGGCTGTCGTCATTAGAATTCTGGCGCCACAGCCTTGATTATATGCGTCCATCGCAAGAATAGCGAGAAAGAGATTATCGGAGATCGCCATGTCATTGGCCCCCTGATGATTTAAAATTGCCGCCATGAAGGATGTTCGACAGGGCCGGTCCACCCCCTGCGAACTGACCATCAAGGTAGCCGCCTTTGAGCGCGGCCAACCACCCCAGCTGTTTCTCAATACCCGTCGTCACCGGATCGCTGGTCATCTCGATCGTCGCGCGTTTCAAGCGCACGCTGAGGCCGAAGCTCTTTGCGAGATCATTCGGATCGACCGCCTCCACC
This window harbors:
- a CDS encoding nickel/cobalt transporter: MRVSPRSRALLLLPALVLALAALALSQDVALAQAARHPFAVGPSEGPVGAASGLAGLLLAWQSKFHLELQNAARALKTDNSAFFPLAAASFAYGVFHAAGPGHGKAVLASYMIANETALKRGLTLAALAALLQGVVAIALVGVAAILFGFTAQRMTEAATWIETASYAAIAAVGARLAYVKGRALLAALREPAPVLAVARRGAFACEAVDDDPGHVHGPDCGHMHAIDAARLGAGFRWGDALGTVVAAGLRPCSGAILVLVFTLSQGVFIAGAGATLLMSAGTAITTGALAATAVFAKDFAARLAARRSSRAETLLRAGELLAALLVLAFGLALLLGARAVGA
- a CDS encoding adenosylmethionine--8-amino-7-oxononanoate transaminase, producing MTSPVWRPFTQHALQKDAILVARGEGAWLECADGRRILDAISSWWVITHGHRHPRIVQAIKDQADRLDQIIFAGFTHEPAESLARRLVALTAPGLDHLFYSDSGSTSVEVAIKMALGYFRNRGVARNRVIALEHGYHGDTIGAMSTGARSVFNAAYEPLLFDVTRIPFPSAGCEQQTLDALEAACRSADAAVFVVEPLVLGAGGMLVYGADTLREMRRICAAHGVLFVADEVMTGFGRTGTLFACEQAGIVPDIACYAKGITGGSLPLAVTMCSAEIFEAHYSTDRARTFFHSSSFTANPIACAAALANLDIWESEDVRGRIAHLSAMQEERLLRFTNDARFSNVRRIGTIAALDLRARDAGYLATIGPALYEFFISRGLLLRPLGNTIYILPPYCIEASELDALYAAIDEAGDRFR
- a CDS encoding DUF2147 domain-containing protein is translated as MKRSWICASIFSVVATAALADPIGEWRVADGTAHIQISRCGQAICGKIAWLSEKGVDENNPDPRQRKRSLLGLPILNLKPTGDNQWTGTIYNAKDGQSYAASLALRSEKVLLLEGCVNGTNICGGEEWTRVR
- a CDS encoding long-chain-fatty-acid--CoA ligase → MTAATLASDPYATRPWVASYPPFVPAEIDPASYSTLVDMFRQSVVEFSGRTALESFGAKLTYAEFGNAARSIAAWLQSQGIAKGDRIAIMAPNVMAYPPLIFGVLFTGAVVVNVNPLYTPKELAHQIEDSGARMIFVLENFAHTVEAAWPSMSLEKAVVIAPGDLLGLRGPIVNFISRYVKCAVRRYRLPQSLRFSRVLCEGAVAPLRDADVGPDDLAFLQYTGGTTGVAKGAMLRHRNIAANVTQSAAWLCPYLPTPLDQVMVTALPLYHIFGLTACCLLIVKIGGSCLLIANPRDIPGFVKTLRKSRFTMISGVNTLYAALANHPDFRRVDFSDLIFCISGGMATQDVVARKWKEITGHPIIEGYGLSETSPVITCNRPDLVEFSGAIGYPYPSTQVSIRLPSGEPAPFGERGELCVKGPQVMAGYWNRPEETAAATTEDGFLRTGDVAVMMPDGLMKIVDRLKEMILVSGFNVYPNEVENVLTRHPKVSEAAVIGIPDPHSGEAALAFIVPRDPSVTGKELHDFCRETLTHYKAPRHFEFRDSLPKTNVGKVLRRVLKEEYLARGK
- a CDS encoding DUF1007 family protein → MPRRFAFASLTLAMALAAVPAVAHPHVWVAMRSEIVFTPDGKIKGVRHAWTFDEMYSAFALQGLGKDGKPPSREELAPLAKTNAESLAEFDYFTFAKYQNAKAAFGPPEDVWLEADDKRIVTMHFTLPLEKPLPAQKPFSFQTYDPTYFVAFDLEKQNPVTLAGAPAGCSTSVVEPKPLLAVDTQKLSEAFFANMSPGADFGMKLAARIVVACP
- a CDS encoding indolepyruvate ferredoxin oxidoreductase family protein → MADEVAGATTTGPALGDVSLADRFDLSKTHVLINGTQAIVRLLLMQKEMDRRAGLRTAGLVSGYRGSPLGGIDAQLHKAKALFDKHDILFMPGLNEDLAVTAIWGAQQAEMRGEGKYDGVFSVWYGKGPGVDRSGDALRHVNLAGSSRNGGVLALMGDDHTAESSTTAHQSEFVFVDMMMPILSPAGVQEILDYGLMGFALSRYAGVWTGLKLIKDTVESTASVDGSLDRVRPIAPLDFLMPPGGLNIRPRDPVLTQEERMQESKRDAMLAFIRANRLNRIVTSGGPNAKIGVITVGKSYLDVRQAMDDLGIDEVKANDYGLRLYKIACPWPLEPQGLREFVRGLDLVIVVEEKRSLIEVQLREQLYGSSHQPICIGKKDEVGEWLFPVKGSLDANDVAIAIGRRLLNYVRSDELEGRVRRLEQMQERRKSLTDAGVRVPHFCSGCPHSTSTHVPEGARAYTGIGCHYMAQWMDRSTEGYTHMGGEGANWIGEAPFSTRKHVFQNLGDGTYNHSGSLAIRFAVATKTNITFKILFNGVVAMTGGQAHEGELTVEAIAHQVAAEGVARIALVSDEPHKYASDIQWPPGLDIYHRNVINSVQSELAATDGVTILIYDQTCATEKRRGRKRGEYPDPDVRVVINELVCEGCGDCGRASNCVSVQPLETEFGRKRRIDQSSCNKDLSCLEGFCPSFVTVHGARMKKAAPTSETQCPPPPEPAVPQIGAAPYGVLVAGIGGTGVVTVSAILGMAAHLEGKGVGVIDMAGLAQKGGAVYCHVKIGRTPDEVHAIRIAAGEADLVLGCDLVVAGGKQILAAIDPTRSHVVVNSAEVFPGDIERDPDFVLPAQRIERAIREAAGERVDFLNVTELALALLGDSIAANMFMLGYAWQKGLLPLSEAALLRAIELNGEAVAMNHSAFAWGRRAAHDLSSVTTVVSSLRERNPTRDVSQSLEEMIDRRVAFLTDYQNAAYAARYRARVDAVARLEKERVPGTKELTEAVARGLFKLMSAKDEFEVARLYTDGSFQRQLAEIFEGDLRMELHLAPNLVAFQRKNDIGGSRKITFGPWMFHVLKWLARFKGLRGTILDPFRPDSDRISERKMLADYQTLLDDILPRLSPANHAAAVALARIPEKIRGFGHIRARSVLEARAEIARLYGEYYAIKPDLKMAAE
- a CDS encoding cobalt-precorrin-6A reductase; its protein translation is MPQTNTPAAAPLAALRQKAGPIRALILGGTSEARALAARLAGDARLHAVVSLAGRTSAPLASPLPVRIGGFGGVEGLTRYLVEERIERVIDATHPFAARISANARAACAALGLPLLVYTRAPWSAVEGDRWIEVADNAGAVAALGEAPRRVFLTIGRLGLADFLCAPQHYYLIRTIDQPQENDLPQRYQLILERGPFTVESELSLMRASAIDVVVSKNSGGRETYAKIEAARMLGLPVVMVTPPRGGAARIVHDVAAAVDFLFCEAA